In Pygocentrus nattereri isolate fPygNat1 chromosome 30, fPygNat1.pri, whole genome shotgun sequence, the following proteins share a genomic window:
- the nop58 gene encoding nucleolar protein 58, which produces MLVLFETAAGYAIFKVLDEQKLQQVDSLWKEFETPDKANKIVKLKHFEKFQDTTEALAAATALVEGKLGKSLKKVLKKVVAKDAHEQLAITDAKLGGVIKEKLNLSCVHSPAVAELMRGIRYQMEGLITGLPPREISAMSLGLAHSLSRYKLKFSPDKVDTMIVQAISLLDDLDKELNNYIMRCREWYGWHFPELGKIITDNLAYCKSVRKIGDRTNVVNTDLSEVVPEEIEAEVKLAAEISMGTEVSEEDIHNIMHLCDQVIEISEYRSQLYDYLKNRMMAIAPNLTVMVGELVGARLISHAGSLLNLAKHPASTVQILGAEKALFRALKTRRDTPKYGLIYHASLVGQTTAKNKGKISRTLAAKTALAIRYDALGEDTNAEMGLENRAKLEARLRQLEEKGIRRISGSGKALARADKYQHKSDVKVYDPSGDSTLPSVSKKRKIEEVEEAEEEDKPVEVKAKKVKREIPAEETEEAAEAETETPKKKKKKKVKHVEGPMVEEEEVMVSLVEETTEKEGKKKKKKEKKREAEEEEPETVVSPTEETTEKKKKKKKKAKVEEGE; this is translated from the exons ATGTTAGTATTGTTCGAGACCGCGGCTGGCTATGCTATCTTCAAG GTCCTCGACGAGCAGAAGCTCCAACAGGTGGACAGCCTGTGGAAGGAGTTTGAAACGCCAGACAAAGCCAACAAAAT AGTGAAGTTGAAACACTTTGAAAAGTTTCAGGACACAACTGAAGCTCTGGCAG CGGCCACTGCTTTGGTGGAGGGGAAGCTCGGGAAGAGTCTCAAAAAAGTCTTAAAGAAAGTGGTGGCCAAAGACGCTCATGAGCAGCTGGCAATAACAGATGCTAAACTGGGAGGGGTCATCAAA GAAAAGCTGAACCTGAGCTGTGTACACAGCCCTGCAGTGGCTGAGCTCATGAGGGGCATCAGGTATCAGATGGAGGGTCTTATCACCGGCCTTCCTCCCAGAGAGATCAGTGCCATGTCACTTGGTCTTGCACACAG CCTCTCTCGGTACAAGTTGAAGTTCAGCCCAGATAAGGTGGACACCATGATTGTTCAAGCTATAT CTCTCCTCGATGACCTGGATAAAGAGCTGAATAATTACATCATGCGCTGTCGTGAGTGGTATGGCTGGCACTTTCCTGAACTAGGCAAGATCATCACAGACAACCTGGCGTATTGCAAGAGTGTCCGCAAGATTG GTGACCGCACAAACGTGGTGAACACTGACCTGTCTGAGGTGGTGCCAGAGGAGATTGAGGCAGAGGTCAAACTGGCTGCGGAGATCTCCATGGGAACAGAAGTTTCCGAGGAGGACATCCACAACATCATGCACCTATGTGACCAG GTGATCGAAATCTCAGAGTATCGCTCTCAGCTGTATGATTACTTGAAAAACCGCATGATGGCCATCGCACCAAATCTCACAGTTATGGTGGGAGAGCTGGTGGGAGCCCGCCTCATCTCTCATGCTG GTTCACTGCTGAACTTGGCAAAGCACCCTGCATCCACAGTGCAGATTCTAGGGGCAGAGAAAGCTTTATTCAGAGCACTGAAGACCCGGAGGGACACACCAAAATACGGTTTGATCTACCACGCCTCCTTGGTGGGTCAGACCACAGCCAAAAACAAGGGCAAGATATCCAGAACGTTAGCAGCCAAGACAGCCTTGGCCATCCGCTATGATGCTCTGGGTGAAGACACGAATGCTGAGATGGGATTGGAGAACAGAGCCAAGCTAGAAGCTCGACTGCGGCAGCTGGAGGAGAAAGGA ATCAGACGCATTAGTGGATCAGGCAAAGCTCTGGCTAGAGCAGACAAGTATCAGCATAAGAG TGACGTCAAAGTGTACGATCCATCTGGCGACTCTACGCTCCCCTCTGTGTCCAAGAAGAGGAAGATAGAGGAAGTGGAGGAGGCGGAGGAAGAAGACAAGCCAGTGGAGGTTAAGGCcaaaaaagtaaagagagaAATTCCAGCAGAAG AAACTGAAGAGGCTGCCGAGGCAGAAACAGAGACGcccaagaagaaaaagaaaaagaaggtgaAACATGTGGAGGGGCCCATGGTAGAGGAAGAAGAGGTGATGGTCAGTCTAGTAGAAGAG accacagagaaggagggaaagaagaagaaaaagaaggaaaagaaacgtgaggctgaggaagaggaaccagagacaGTAGTCAGTCCTACAGAAGAG AcaacagagaagaagaagaagaaaaagaaaaaagctaaaGTGGAGGAGGGAGAATAA
- the tcf23 gene encoding transcription factor 23 has translation MADSVLEEALSEEQREMGGRSLAQTLRWTQPCMRQGARREPKKWAKSGPGLQTRSLKAQNSPENAARERSRVRNLRQAFQSLQAALPSVPPDTKLSKLDVLVLATNYIAHLTETLDQGGRLCDHPVLQRAEGYLHPVKKWPMRSLLYCGSIGERLTGASANQDETPGSAAEVKAD, from the exons ATGGCGGACAGTGTTCTGGAGGAGGCTCTGtctgaagagcagagagagatgggagggaGAAGTCTGGCTCAGACTCTGCGCTGGACGCAGCCATGCATGAGACAGGGAGCGCGGCGAGAGCCAAAGAAGTGG GCTAAATCTGGACCTGGACTACAAACCAGGTCACTAAAGGCGCAGAATTCCCCCGAAAACGCAGCCAGGGAGAGGAGTCGGGTCCGGAACCTTCGCCAGGCCTTTCAGAGCCTCCAAGCCGCTCTGCCGTCCGTTCCTCCAGACACAAAGCTCTCCAAACTGGACGTGCTAGTCCTGGCCACCAATTACATCGCCCACCTGACCGAGACTCTGGACCAGGGGGGAAGACTGTGTGATCATCCAGTGCTGCAGAGAGCGGAAGGCTACCTGCACCCTGTGAAG AAGTGGCCTATGCGCTCTCTGCTCTACTGTGGGAGCATCGGAGAGCGACTGACTGGAGCGTCCGCTAACCAAGATGAGACACCCGGGAGTGCAGCTGAGGTCAAAGCAGACTGA